In Pseudomonas fluorescens NCIMB 11764, a single window of DNA contains:
- a CDS encoding PaaI family thioesterase, whose translation MQLHNPFLQGLGVKLIRWEPGEAEFQLHIAEQHLNRQGALHGGMIATLMDAACGYAGLHTGEGEAEIHGLTAMLNIAYLQPAFEGSVSALGRVRRAGRSLYFAEAELLSDTGVLLATAQGTFKKPRASIRGGNHVT comes from the coding sequence ATGCAATTGCACAATCCCTTTCTTCAGGGCCTGGGTGTCAAGTTGATCCGCTGGGAACCGGGAGAGGCCGAATTTCAGCTGCACATCGCCGAACAACATCTCAACCGTCAGGGCGCCTTGCACGGCGGGATGATCGCCACACTGATGGACGCGGCGTGTGGCTATGCAGGCTTGCACACTGGCGAAGGCGAAGCTGAGATCCATGGACTCACCGCAATGTTGAACATTGCCTACCTGCAACCGGCATTCGAAGGGAGCGTTAGCGCATTGGGCCGGGTTCGCCGCGCCGGCAGGAGCCTCTACTTCGCCGAAGCCGAGCTGCTGTCCGACACCGGCGTTCTTCTGGCCACCGCCCAAGGGACCTTCAAGAAACCCCGGGCGTCGATCCGCGGAGGTAATCATGTTACGTAA
- a CDS encoding CaiB/BaiF CoA transferase family protein — MLRNALEGLTVLDFTQIAAGPTATMLMADMGARVIKVEPREGELGRTLGPAWVGEDSALYHAFNRGKQCIGLDLKHPDSIEVIKRLVLQADVLIESMRPGVMTRLGLGYETLAALKPDLIYCSISAYGQEGPYSDRAGVDGILQADSGLMSLIGTPGSAPCKVQAPVVDVVTGYMACMAVLAKLHARQSDGLGGHLDVSLMNSALALQQSSITSYLSDGKLPTRIGSGAPYSAPNEAFQTADGWLMVAAYNGNRWPTLCKVLNHEEWITDPRYVSSAQRVVHRAEMGAALTDVFISKPTAHWLQVLHEADILCSKVADYSDLMTHPQIASNRMLVELNDPVQGVVRVPGFPINSVQAAQTAYGPAPQNGEHSRSVLRDFAFSEAQIAALQASKALHCSDAL; from the coding sequence ATGTTACGTAACGCACTGGAGGGCCTCACCGTCCTCGATTTCACCCAGATCGCCGCAGGCCCGACGGCGACCATGCTGATGGCCGACATGGGCGCTCGTGTGATCAAGGTCGAACCCCGCGAAGGAGAGCTGGGTCGCACCCTGGGGCCAGCCTGGGTGGGCGAGGACAGTGCGCTTTACCACGCTTTCAATCGCGGCAAGCAATGCATTGGCCTGGACCTCAAGCACCCGGACAGCATCGAGGTCATCAAACGCCTGGTGCTGCAAGCCGATGTGCTGATCGAAAGCATGCGCCCAGGTGTGATGACGCGGCTGGGCCTGGGTTATGAAACCCTCGCCGCACTCAAGCCTGACCTGATCTATTGCTCGATCTCGGCCTACGGCCAGGAAGGACCCTATTCGGACCGGGCGGGTGTCGACGGGATTCTACAAGCGGATTCCGGCCTGATGAGCCTGATTGGCACGCCGGGCTCGGCGCCCTGCAAAGTGCAGGCTCCGGTGGTGGACGTGGTCACTGGCTACATGGCCTGCATGGCCGTATTGGCCAAGCTGCACGCCCGTCAGAGCGATGGTTTGGGCGGCCATCTGGATGTCAGCCTGATGAATTCGGCGCTTGCACTGCAACAGTCGTCCATCACCAGCTATCTGAGTGATGGAAAGTTGCCGACTCGCATCGGCAGCGGCGCACCCTACTCGGCACCCAACGAAGCCTTCCAGACTGCGGATGGCTGGCTGATGGTTGCGGCCTACAACGGCAACCGCTGGCCGACCCTGTGCAAAGTACTGAACCACGAAGAATGGATCACCGACCCACGCTACGTCAGCTCCGCACAGCGAGTCGTCCACCGCGCTGAGATGGGCGCCGCGTTGACTGACGTTTTCATCAGCAAACCAACGGCCCATTGGCTGCAGGTGTTGCATGAAGCGGACATTCTCTGTTCGAAGGTGGCCGACTACAGCGATCTGATGACGCATCCACAGATTGCCAGCAATCGCATGCTGGTTGAGCTCAACGATCCTGTACAGGGCGTCGTGCGGGTCCCGGGGTTCCCCATCAACAGCGTGCAGGCTGCGCAAACAGCCTATGGGCCCGCCCCGCAAAACGGTGAACATTCGCGCTCGGTGCTGCGCGACTTTGCGTTTTCCGAAGCACAGATTGCCGCGCTACAGGCATCGAAGGCATTGCACTGTAGCGACGCCCTCTGA
- a CDS encoding thiolase family protein — MTQMHVMGAAMTPFGRHIGVMAPELAQRAILDAVADAGVSLADIQAVYCANVLGGMILGQVILRDLGLKGIPVYNIENACASGATAVHLARHALMSGQYERVLVFGIEQLTALGGGTIPMQRNDRMTDLYATAGMVLPAVYAMRATRFIHEREAKPADLAAVAVKNRHHGSLNEYAQQRTEVSLEQVLSSRMIADPLTLLQCCPSQVDGAAAMVLGTQPGPQAKAVKVLGSIIVSGMRETGDDDILDAEITARAARLAYEQAGVAPADIGVVELHDAFTIAELLYYEALGLAAPGEAVSLLHSGATALGGRVPVNPSGGLLAKGHPLGATGVAQMVELTWQLQGRAGSRQAGTPKLGLAQCTGGGIAGVDHAASAVHILGV; from the coding sequence ATGACCCAGATGCATGTAATGGGCGCTGCGATGACGCCCTTTGGCCGCCACATTGGCGTGATGGCGCCGGAACTTGCCCAGCGAGCGATCCTTGACGCGGTGGCCGATGCCGGCGTCTCCCTTGCAGACATACAGGCGGTCTATTGCGCCAATGTGCTGGGCGGGATGATTCTCGGACAAGTGATCCTGCGTGACCTGGGCCTCAAGGGCATTCCGGTCTACAACATCGAAAACGCCTGCGCCAGCGGCGCCACCGCCGTCCACCTCGCTCGGCATGCGCTGATGTCCGGGCAATACGAGCGGGTACTGGTGTTTGGTATCGAGCAACTGACGGCGTTGGGCGGTGGCACCATCCCCATGCAGCGCAACGATCGCATGACTGATCTGTACGCCACGGCCGGTATGGTCCTGCCGGCAGTTTATGCCATGCGCGCCACACGCTTTATCCATGAGCGAGAAGCCAAGCCAGCCGACCTCGCAGCTGTTGCAGTGAAAAACCGCCACCATGGTTCGCTCAATGAGTATGCGCAGCAGCGTACCGAAGTCAGCCTGGAACAGGTGCTCAGTTCACGGATGATCGCCGACCCGCTGACCCTGTTGCAGTGCTGCCCGTCGCAAGTCGATGGCGCCGCCGCCATGGTGCTCGGAACGCAGCCTGGGCCACAGGCCAAAGCTGTCAAGGTGTTGGGCTCGATCATTGTCTCGGGCATGCGCGAAACCGGTGATGACGACATTCTCGATGCCGAAATCACCGCACGCGCGGCGCGCCTGGCCTATGAGCAAGCCGGGGTTGCGCCCGCCGACATTGGCGTGGTCGAGCTGCATGACGCCTTCACAATCGCCGAACTGCTCTATTACGAAGCCCTTGGCCTGGCGGCGCCGGGCGAAGCCGTGTCGCTGTTGCACTCAGGGGCCACCGCGCTTGGCGGTCGCGTACCGGTTAACCCAAGTGGCGGTCTGCTGGCCAAGGGTCATCCGCTGGGCGCTACCGGCGTCGCGCAAATGGTCGAGCTGACCTGGCAATTGCAAGGGCGCGCCGGCAGTCGTCAGGCCGGCACACCGAAGCTGGGCCTGGCGCAATGCACCGGTGGCGGTATTGCGGGCGTCGATCACGCCGCCTCTGCCGTCCACATTCTGGGAGTTTGA
- a CDS encoding Nit6803 family nitrilase produces the protein MPVIRAAAVQFSPVLYSRQATVDKLCRQLLELGREGVQFAVFPETVVPYYPYFSFVQPPCAMARQHLMLLEESVTVPSDVTRQIGEACREANLVACIGVNERDGGTIYNAQLLFDADGTLIQHRRKITPTYHERMVWGQGDGSGLRATDSAVGRIGALACWEHYNPLARYALMADAEQIHAAMFPGSLVGQIFADQIEVTIRHHALESGCFVVNATAWLDAGQQAQIMADTGCAIEPISGGCFTAIVSPEGKLLAQMTEGEGVIIADLDFALIDKRKRMMDSVGHYSRPELLSLQIDRRVTAHVHERGEACEHE, from the coding sequence ATGCCCGTTATTCGCGCCGCCGCCGTGCAGTTCAGTCCCGTGCTTTACTCGCGCCAGGCAACCGTCGACAAACTCTGCCGCCAGCTGCTGGAACTGGGCCGCGAAGGCGTGCAGTTTGCTGTCTTTCCGGAAACCGTGGTGCCGTACTACCCCTACTTCTCGTTCGTGCAGCCGCCCTGTGCCATGGCCAGGCAACACCTCATGCTGCTCGAAGAGTCGGTCACCGTGCCCTCGGACGTCACCCGCCAGATCGGCGAAGCCTGCCGCGAAGCCAACCTCGTCGCCTGCATCGGTGTCAACGAACGCGATGGCGGCACAATCTACAACGCTCAACTGCTGTTCGACGCCGACGGCACGCTTATCCAGCACCGACGCAAGATAACCCCCACCTATCACGAGCGCATGGTCTGGGGCCAGGGCGATGGCTCCGGTCTGCGCGCTACCGACAGCGCCGTCGGCCGCATCGGCGCCCTCGCTTGTTGGGAACATTACAACCCGCTGGCGCGCTACGCGCTGATGGCCGATGCAGAACAGATTCACGCAGCGATGTTCCCCGGTTCCCTGGTCGGTCAGATCTTCGCTGATCAGATCGAAGTCACCATCCGCCATCACGCCCTGGAAAGCGGCTGTTTTGTGGTCAACGCCACTGCCTGGCTGGATGCCGGGCAACAGGCACAAATCATGGCCGACACAGGTTGTGCCATCGAACCTATCTCAGGTGGTTGCTTCACGGCCATCGTTTCGCCGGAAGGCAAGCTGCTCGCGCAGATGACCGAGGGCGAAGGGGTGATCATCGCCGACCTCGACTTTGCCTTGATCGACAAGCGTAAACGCATGATGGATTCAGTCGGCCATTACAGCCGCCCGGAATTGCTTAGCCTGCAGATCGACCGCCGAGTCACGGCACATGTGCATGAGCGTGGCGAGGCTTGCGAACATGAATAG
- a CDS encoding MSMEG_0567/Sll0786 family nitrogen starvation N-acetyltransferase, whose amino-acid sequence MAEHAFALSEDTFRDFLADDLLVKPASETWERSGYYALRRTVFCEEQRLLEKDKDERDFQAIPIVAIAHHCGMPEQVIGAVRIYQTEPGVWFGGRLCVERAYRRHGMIGKALVNEAVSRAIDLGCQTFLATVQVANQQYFHGLHWQTLEAIELLGQPHMLMQADLDCYPFMRRQVALTPRRSRCHGD is encoded by the coding sequence ATGGCCGAACACGCATTTGCCTTGAGCGAAGACACGTTCCGGGATTTTCTCGCCGACGATTTGCTCGTCAAGCCAGCCAGTGAAACCTGGGAGCGCAGCGGATATTACGCACTGCGCCGCACAGTGTTCTGCGAAGAACAACGTTTGCTGGAGAAAGACAAGGACGAACGCGACTTTCAGGCCATTCCCATTGTTGCCATCGCCCACCACTGCGGCATGCCGGAACAAGTGATTGGCGCCGTGCGGATCTACCAGACCGAGCCCGGTGTCTGGTTCGGCGGTCGCCTGTGCGTGGAGCGGGCCTACCGCCGCCACGGCATGATCGGCAAAGCCCTCGTCAACGAAGCGGTATCGCGGGCTATCGACCTGGGCTGCCAGACCTTCCTGGCCACCGTGCAGGTTGCCAACCAGCAGTATTTCCATGGCTTGCACTGGCAGACGCTTGAGGCAATCGAGCTGCTTGGCCAGCCCCACATGCTGATGCAGGCAGACCTTGATTGCTATCCCTTCATGCGGCGTCAGGTTGCCTTGACGCCTCGCCGGAGCCGCTGTCATGGGGACTGA
- a CDS encoding MSMEG_0568 family radical SAM protein produces the protein MIASDLLAQLQCHGVRWQGAEGLSRKGGAGPSDHKALSLGAHTAMVPMLNRASLDSPYSAEPDATGGQALIFREGLQVGQVQLPGVPNFYSLSTEDGTPYWKIATLHSKDVLATTVLQHCIRMNEAATSCQFCAIDQSLTSGKTIARKRPAQLAAVAKAAVKLDGVKHMVMTTGTPQTPDRGAAILCESAAAVTAAVDLPIQAQCEPPDDDVWFERLKDSGVVSLGMHLEAVTDEVRRRIMPGKAEVPLQRYFSAFEAAVKVFGHGQVSTYILAGLGDSEEAIANMCERLARMGVYPFVVPFVPIDGTPLAHHPKPDSAFMQRLYPRIGASLRRHGLHSDNINAGCAKCGACSALKHYE, from the coding sequence ATGATTGCCAGCGATCTGCTGGCCCAACTGCAATGCCATGGCGTTCGCTGGCAAGGCGCCGAAGGTCTGAGCCGCAAGGGTGGAGCGGGCCCGTCGGACCACAAGGCGCTGAGCCTGGGCGCGCACACCGCCATGGTGCCGATGCTCAACCGCGCCTCCCTGGACTCGCCCTACTCTGCCGAACCTGACGCCACCGGCGGCCAGGCGCTGATCTTTCGCGAAGGCTTGCAGGTTGGCCAGGTACAACTGCCGGGCGTGCCGAATTTCTACAGTTTGAGCACCGAAGACGGTACGCCGTACTGGAAGATCGCCACGTTGCACAGCAAGGACGTGTTGGCCACAACCGTGCTGCAACACTGCATCCGCATGAACGAAGCGGCCACTTCCTGCCAGTTCTGCGCCATCGACCAGTCCCTGACGTCGGGCAAGACCATTGCCCGCAAGCGCCCTGCACAATTGGCAGCGGTCGCAAAAGCGGCGGTCAAGCTGGACGGCGTCAAGCACATGGTGATGACCACTGGCACGCCGCAGACGCCCGACCGTGGTGCGGCAATCCTTTGCGAATCGGCGGCGGCCGTAACGGCCGCGGTCGACCTTCCCATCCAGGCCCAATGCGAGCCGCCAGACGACGATGTCTGGTTCGAGCGTCTCAAGGACAGCGGCGTGGTCTCGCTGGGCATGCACCTGGAGGCAGTCACCGACGAAGTTCGCCGGCGGATCATGCCGGGCAAGGCCGAAGTCCCGTTGCAACGCTACTTCAGCGCCTTCGAGGCCGCGGTCAAGGTCTTCGGCCATGGCCAGGTCAGCACCTACATCCTCGCCGGACTTGGCGACAGCGAGGAGGCCATCGCCAACATGTGCGAAAGGCTCGCACGCATGGGCGTATACCCCTTCGTGGTGCCCTTCGTGCCCATCGACGGCACTCCACTGGCCCACCACCCAAAACCCGACAGCGCCTTTATGCAACGGCTCTATCCGCGTATCGGTGCGAGCTTGCGCCGGCATGGGCTGCATTCGGACAACATCAACGCCGGCTGCGCCAAATGCGGCGCCTGCTCGGCCCTGAAACATTACGAGTGA
- a CDS encoding MSMEG_0572/Sll0783 family nitrogen starvation response protein → MPNVDIAHYQDGDFLVNYEEKVFEDVKAAPGDKALLTFHTIAFEGSIGLVNMLQAKRLLRKGFETKILLYGPGVQLGVQRGFPTLGAEAFPGHLAVNNQIKAFMAEGGEVYACRFALQALYGQTEKALIEGIRPINPLDVMDLRLLMRREGAMIIDTWTA, encoded by the coding sequence ATGCCCAATGTGGACATTGCCCACTATCAAGACGGCGACTTTTTGGTCAACTACGAAGAAAAGGTCTTCGAGGACGTCAAGGCCGCACCCGGTGACAAGGCCCTGTTGACCTTCCACACGATCGCCTTCGAAGGCTCCATTGGCCTGGTCAACATGCTGCAAGCCAAGCGCCTGCTGCGCAAAGGTTTTGAAACCAAGATCCTGCTCTACGGGCCAGGCGTGCAACTTGGCGTGCAACGCGGCTTCCCCACCTTGGGCGCCGAGGCCTTCCCTGGCCACTTGGCCGTCAATAACCAGATCAAGGCATTCATGGCTGAAGGCGGTGAAGTCTATGCCTGCCGCTTTGCCTTGCAGGCGCTGTATGGGCAAACCGAAAAAGCCCTGATCGAAGGCATTCGCCCAATCAACCCTCTGGATGTCATGGACCTGCGTCTGCTGATGCGTCGTGAGGGCGCGATGATCATCGATACCTGGACTGCCTGA
- a CDS encoding MSMEG_0570 family nitrogen starvation response protein, whose product MPAVNIRLRWPDGQESNAYSPSTTIYDYLQAGQSYPLDEFLRRAETGLNNASERVRQVKGFYCSAAMDTLGSLRLSASKFNAREAQVEVLEIKNQGAGQVNYAGFSDI is encoded by the coding sequence ATGCCCGCCGTCAACATCCGCTTGCGCTGGCCCGATGGCCAGGAGAGCAACGCCTACTCGCCGTCCACCACCATCTACGACTACCTGCAAGCGGGTCAAAGCTATCCCCTCGACGAATTTCTGCGCCGGGCGGAAACCGGCCTCAACAACGCCTCCGAACGGGTCAGGCAGGTCAAGGGTTTTTATTGCAGCGCTGCGATGGACACGCTCGGCAGCCTGCGCCTGAGCGCGAGCAAGTTCAATGCGCGCGAGGCGCAGGTCGAGGTACTGGAAATCAAGAACCAGGGCGCCGGGCAGGTTAACTACGCCGGATTTTCCGACATTTGA
- a CDS encoding SDR family NAD(P)-dependent oxidoreductase: protein MSTRHFTATQVAAITGAARGIGLAIAERLARQGVFVYLLDRDEAALAASVEALTGHGLKVAGIALDLTEGEAVNAAFARIHEAHGTLDFLVNNAGVVRDKRFLSMTEQDWDLVVDTNLRAQFLCCKAALPLMLEKGFGRIVNMSSRAWLGGFGQANYSAAKGGVVSLTRSLAIEFAAKGITVNAIAPGIVDTPLFQSFAPEVQAKLKETVPVKRIGTPEDIANAVEFFLDPASSYVTGQTLYVCGGRSLSSASV from the coding sequence ATGAGCACTCGACATTTCACTGCTACACAGGTCGCCGCAATCACCGGCGCCGCTCGCGGCATTGGTCTGGCTATCGCTGAACGACTGGCGCGCCAAGGCGTATTTGTCTATCTGTTGGACCGCGACGAAGCAGCACTCGCCGCAAGTGTTGAGGCCTTGACGGGGCATGGTTTGAAAGTCGCCGGCATTGCGCTGGACTTGACCGAAGGTGAGGCCGTCAATGCAGCGTTTGCGCGGATCCACGAAGCCCACGGGACGCTCGACTTTCTCGTCAATAACGCCGGTGTGGTCAGGGACAAGCGTTTCCTGAGCATGACTGAGCAGGATTGGGACCTGGTCGTCGATACCAACTTGCGTGCCCAGTTTCTGTGCTGCAAGGCCGCCCTGCCGTTGATGCTGGAAAAAGGCTTCGGCCGTATCGTCAACATGTCCTCCAGGGCCTGGCTCGGCGGTTTCGGTCAGGCCAACTACTCGGCGGCCAAGGGCGGCGTGGTGAGTTTGACCCGCAGCCTAGCCATCGAGTTTGCCGCCAAGGGCATCACTGTCAACGCGATCGCGCCCGGCATTGTCGATACCCCGCTGTTCCAGAGCTTCGCCCCTGAGGTTCAGGCAAAACTCAAGGAAACCGTGCCGGTAAAACGCATCGGTACCCCAGAGGACATCGCCAACGCCGTCGAGTTTTTCCTCGACCCGGCCAGTTCCTATGTGACCGGACAAACCTTGTATGTCTGTGGCGGACGCAGTCTGTCATCGGCCAGTGTTTGA
- a CDS encoding Zn-ribbon domain-containing OB-fold protein, giving the protein MNSPSPVWASTTPPRLAASRHLGTGEIFFPAVTADSPLADQFQDTTLSVEGRVYSFTIMHPSPKSGLNPFVLAYVDLPGPVRLFGRLKASGDRPFIGEKCRVIADETFGYVFESLEIRP; this is encoded by the coding sequence ATGAACAGTCCGTCACCCGTCTGGGCATCCACTACACCGCCCCGGCTTGCTGCTTCACGACATTTGGGCACTGGCGAAATCTTCTTTCCTGCGGTCACTGCCGATTCGCCCCTGGCCGATCAGTTCCAGGACACCACCCTGAGCGTGGAAGGCCGCGTGTACAGCTTCACCATCATGCACCCCAGCCCCAAAAGTGGTTTGAATCCCTTCGTCCTGGCCTACGTCGACCTGCCCGGTCCTGTGCGTCTTTTCGGCCGCCTCAAAGCCAGCGGTGACCGTCCATTCATTGGCGAAAAATGCCGCGTGATTGCCGATGAGACTTTCGGCTACGTATTTGAATCCCTGGAGATACGTCCATGA
- a CDS encoding enoyl-CoA hydratase/isomerase family protein: MSVSMELQGAIALITLDRPQALNALDLDSLQVLREHLVNVRDNPALRVAVITGAGERAFCVGADLKSTRSSSASYAQALFLANDPAADAGLYIRLMDLSDLDLHKPLIAAVNGHCLGGGLELALQCDLRIACSSASFGLPEAAVGSIPAVSGLHRLMRAIPAAPAMQMALTGQRIDAHQAHSIGLISERLDSHDALLARAMELAERIAQQAPLAIQALQTLSRSTAHLSDRDAQRLTELYWGVLRDTEDRIEGRQAFAEKRVPHYKGR; the protein is encoded by the coding sequence ATGTCAGTCTCAATGGAACTACAGGGTGCGATTGCGCTGATCACACTGGATCGTCCGCAGGCCTTGAATGCCCTCGATCTGGACTCGCTCCAGGTCCTTCGGGAGCACCTGGTGAATGTGCGCGATAACCCCGCGCTGCGCGTCGCCGTCATCACCGGTGCCGGCGAGCGGGCGTTTTGCGTCGGCGCGGACCTTAAAAGTACCCGTTCTTCGTCAGCCTCATATGCCCAGGCGCTGTTCCTGGCCAATGACCCTGCTGCCGATGCCGGTCTTTACATCCGCTTGATGGACCTCAGCGACCTCGACCTGCACAAGCCACTGATTGCCGCTGTCAACGGTCACTGCCTGGGCGGTGGCCTGGAGCTGGCGTTGCAATGCGACCTGCGCATCGCCTGCAGCAGCGCCTCCTTCGGGCTGCCCGAGGCTGCCGTGGGCTCTATCCCTGCGGTCAGTGGTTTGCACCGGCTGATGCGGGCGATACCGGCGGCCCCTGCCATGCAGATGGCCTTGACCGGGCAACGCATCGATGCACACCAGGCACACAGCATCGGCCTGATCTCCGAACGGCTGGACAGCCACGACGCATTGCTGGCGCGTGCCATGGAGCTCGCCGAGCGAATTGCACAGCAGGCGCCACTGGCCATACAGGCACTGCAAACCCTGTCACGCAGCACTGCGCACCTCAGCGACCGCGATGCCCAGCGGTTGACCGAGTTGTACTGGGGGGTGCTGCGCGATACCGAAGATCGAATCGAGGGCCGTCAAGCCTTCGCCGAGAAACGTGTACCGCACTACAAGGGCCGCTAG
- a CDS encoding MSMEG_0569 family flavin-dependent oxidoreductase, protein MNHYKAIVVGGGQAGLSASYYLQQQDIDHLVLEKHTLTHTWRNQRWDAFCLVTPNWQCALPGYPYAGDDPHGFMKKDQIIRYLDGFIAKVNAPVREGVTVQRMSARAEGGYLLNTSAGDFSADQVIVASGGYHTPIIPRLAERLPAEIKQIHSEQYRNPDALPEGAVLVVGSGQSGAQIAEDLHLAGRKVFLAVGDAPRCARFHRGKDVVDWLAEMGYYDIGVDVHPLREGVRDNTNHYVTGRDGGRDIDLRRFASEGMQLFGRLESLDGTTLKFAPDLGTNLDAADAVYNRINASIDKYIAEKGIEAPAGTVYEPLWTPGQETTDLNLAGSGITSIIWCIGFQPDFTWVDVPVFNGRSYPGHQRGVTARKGLYFLGLPWLHTWGSGRFSGVARDAQFVVEHLAACR, encoded by the coding sequence ATGAATCACTACAAAGCGATCGTCGTCGGCGGCGGCCAGGCAGGCCTTTCTGCCAGTTACTACCTGCAACAGCAAGACATCGACCACCTGGTGCTGGAAAAGCACACCCTGACCCACACCTGGCGCAACCAGCGCTGGGACGCCTTTTGCCTGGTGACTCCCAACTGGCAATGCGCCCTGCCCGGCTATCCCTATGCCGGTGACGACCCGCACGGGTTCATGAAAAAGGATCAGATCATCCGCTACCTGGACGGATTCATCGCCAAGGTCAACGCCCCGGTGCGTGAGGGCGTGACCGTACAACGCATGAGCGCCCGCGCAGAAGGCGGTTACCTGCTTAACACCAGTGCAGGCGACTTCAGCGCCGACCAGGTCATCGTCGCCAGCGGCGGCTACCACACCCCGATCATTCCGCGCCTGGCCGAACGCCTGCCAGCCGAGATCAAGCAAATCCACTCCGAACAGTACCGCAACCCCGATGCGCTGCCAGAGGGTGCAGTCCTGGTGGTCGGCTCTGGGCAGTCCGGCGCGCAAATCGCCGAAGACCTGCACCTGGCCGGCCGCAAAGTCTTCCTTGCAGTAGGCGATGCGCCGCGCTGCGCGCGCTTTCACCGCGGCAAAGACGTGGTCGACTGGCTGGCCGAGATGGGCTACTACGACATCGGTGTTGATGTGCACCCTCTGCGCGAGGGCGTACGCGACAACACTAACCATTACGTCACCGGCCGTGACGGCGGGCGTGACATTGACCTGCGCCGCTTCGCCAGCGAAGGCATGCAACTGTTCGGCCGCCTGGAAAGCCTGGACGGCACCACCCTGAAGTTCGCCCCTGATCTTGGCACCAACCTCGACGCAGCGGATGCCGTGTACAACCGAATCAATGCGAGCATCGACAAGTACATTGCGGAAAAAGGTATTGAGGCCCCCGCCGGCACGGTCTATGAGCCACTGTGGACGCCCGGGCAGGAAACCACCGATCTGAACCTGGCAGGCTCGGGCATCACCAGCATCATCTGGTGCATCGGCTTCCAGCCGGACTTTACCTGGGTCGACGTCCCCGTATTCAACGGCCGCAGCTATCCCGGCCATCAACGCGGCGTGACTGCCCGAAAGGGCCTGTACTTCCTCGGTTTGCCATGGCTACACACTTGGGGCTCGGGGCGGTTTTCCGGGGTGGCGCGCGATGCGCAGTTCGTGGTCGAGCATCTCGCTGCTTGCCGCTGA
- a CDS encoding sll0787 family AIR synthase-like protein, which translates to MGTDLHTLLAALKNTPAMRSKQAIQQPARFMQALTCSDDARYALPGDDTAAIRCGDQYQLLAIEGMLPNFVAQAPWFAGWSSVMANVSDITAMGGRATAVVNAYWHHDVEAADSVLAGIRDACNAYGLILAGGHTSLTPDNPTALAVAITGWARSLLSSLHVAPGQALAMVVDLNGQWHGQAPYWKAFEGVPGERLREKLEVIPRLAEAGLLLAAKDISNAGILGSLLMLLEPTGCGARVDLGALPRPGDAPLERWLQAFPSYGFLLTLKPEDLATVQAAFAFEGLHCAPIGTINGSASLDVQLANQHDEFWNLRRQPFTGFSYPNLIKEH; encoded by the coding sequence ATGGGGACTGATCTGCACACCCTGTTGGCAGCATTGAAGAACACGCCAGCAATGCGTTCCAAACAAGCTATCCAGCAACCAGCGCGATTCATGCAAGCGTTGACGTGCAGCGACGATGCGCGCTACGCGTTACCCGGTGACGACACCGCAGCCATCCGTTGTGGCGACCAATACCAACTGCTCGCCATCGAGGGCATGCTGCCGAACTTTGTCGCCCAGGCGCCGTGGTTCGCCGGTTGGTCGTCTGTCATGGCCAACGTCAGTGATATTACCGCCATGGGCGGTCGCGCCACGGCAGTGGTCAATGCCTATTGGCATCACGATGTCGAAGCAGCCGACAGCGTGCTCGCCGGCATTCGCGACGCCTGCAATGCCTATGGCCTGATCCTCGCGGGCGGTCACACCAGCCTCACCCCGGACAATCCGACGGCACTCGCCGTGGCGATCACTGGCTGGGCCCGGAGCCTGCTCTCGAGCCTTCATGTCGCGCCCGGTCAGGCCCTGGCCATGGTCGTGGACCTCAACGGCCAATGGCACGGCCAGGCGCCGTACTGGAAAGCGTTCGAAGGTGTGCCCGGCGAACGATTGCGGGAAAAGCTCGAAGTCATTCCGCGCCTGGCCGAGGCAGGCCTGTTGCTGGCCGCCAAGGACATCAGCAACGCGGGGATTCTTGGTTCCTTGCTGATGTTGCTGGAGCCGACAGGATGTGGCGCGCGAGTCGATCTCGGCGCCCTGCCCCGACCTGGGGATGCGCCTTTGGAACGCTGGCTGCAAGCCTTCCCCAGCTACGGCTTCCTGTTGACCCTCAAGCCAGAAGACCTGGCCACTGTGCAGGCGGCCTTCGCCTTTGAAGGTTTGCACTGCGCGCCAATCGGCACGATCAACGGCAGCGCCAGCCTCGACGTACAACTGGCCAACCAGCACGACGAATTCTGGAACTTGCGACGACAGCCCTTTACCGGTTTCAGCTACCCCAACCTGATCAAGGAGCACTGA